One segment of Panicum virgatum strain AP13 chromosome 1K, P.virgatum_v5, whole genome shotgun sequence DNA contains the following:
- the LOC120655327 gene encoding skin secretory protein xP2-like, with product MVLLPRGIAARRARNTVAEFPDNANDLWEIKMRPEPGYLAVGVSRRCHPSWPPIPEEHEVNRLHVEAVKKRKEAAKAAADRKRKRKRKEKHDKACKIARAEGKPRPATPESTDDEEDTSDTEVNLPGDDEAATGADSPPIYQGAGDEDTPVTLREARPTPGLLVDPPLAGAERRSPTPAAGRRSPTPATGGISSTPATERRSPLPATGEGIPAPAMSTGGDGSAASAETPAHTALRHQADPRKTPSDQSSRGVSVPRARRSGTGKRSMSAPSG from the exons atggTGCTGCTCCCCCGAGGCATtgctgcccggagggcgaggaacACGGTGGCAGAGTTCCCCGACAACGCAaacgatctctgggagatcaagatgcgccccgagccggggtacctTGCAGTG GGGGTGAGCCGCAGGTGCCACCCCTCGTGGCCTCCGATCCCAGAGGAACACGaagtcaaccgcctgcacgtagaggcggtgaagaagcggAAAGAAGCAGCGAAGGCGGCTGCcgacaggaagaggaagaggaagaggaaagaaaagcACGACAAGGCATGCAAAATTgcacgcgcggaggggaagccgcggcccgCTACGCCCGAGTCCACGGATGACGAGGAGGACACCTCGGACACCGAGGTCAACCTTCCGGGTGATGACGAGGCGGCAACAGGCGCGGATTCTCCGCCTATCTATCAAGGGGCTGGCGACGAGGACACGCCAGTGACGCTGCGTGAAGCGAGGCCCACACCGGGGTTGTTGGTGGACCCGCCCCTCGCGGGGGcggagcggaggtcgcccacgccagcGGCGGGACGAAGGTCACCGACGCCCGCGACGGGCGGAATATCGTCTACGCCCGCGacagagcggaggtcgccccTGCCGGCGACGGGTGAGGGGATCCCCGCGCCCGCGATGTCGACGGGCGGCGATGGGTCCGCGGCAAGCGCGGAGACGCCTGCGCATACGGCCTTGAGGCATCAGGCCGATCCGAGGAAGACACCCTCGGATCAGTCGTCGAGGGGCGTcagtgtgccgcgggcccgaaggagtGGCACGGGCAAACGCAGTATGAGTGCCCCGTCTGGGTAA